In Ischnura elegans chromosome 6, ioIscEleg1.1, whole genome shotgun sequence, one genomic interval encodes:
- the LOC124161492 gene encoding protein takeout-like isoform X1, producing MKSRTVAAFFCLASVVTITSGARIPLPDFIKPCSRNDPKLNECVRKQGPAVIPKLKDGIRKYRIPKLEPLRVEQIKVDQDESASVGINLIANDIDLHGVSQAQLKDIDIQLDPPVFKMKFLFPRVELLAKYDINGKVLILPIQGKGDANITMVNLNIDFDFDGEWVKKEDGLQYLKMKDHHIKYDMDRNYIKLDNLFNGNKALGDRMNEFMDVNWREVTQELGPPIADALALVVRSIVSGIVEQVPLVNIFPEKA from the exons ATGAAGAGCAGAACGGTCGCCGCTTTCTTCTGTCTGGCGTCTGTGGTCACCATCACCTCGGGTGCCAGGATACCGCTCC ccGATTTCATCAAACCCTGTTCCCGGAACGACCCAAAATTGAATGAATGTGTCAGGAAGCAAGGACCTGCGGTGATTCCAAAGTTAAAGGATG GCATTCGTAAATATCGCATCCCAAAGTTGGAGCCGCTGAGAGTTGAGCAGATTAAGGTGGACCAGGATGAATCAGCATCTGTGGGAATCAACTTGATCGCAAACGACATCGACCTTCACGGAGTATCGCAAGCCCAGCTGAAGGACATCGA CATCCAGCTGGACCCTCCAGTCTtcaagatgaaatttttattcccaCGGGTAGAGTTGCTGGCCAAATACGACATCAACGGGAAAGTATTGATCCTCCCGATCCAAGGCAAAGGGGACGCCAACATCACAATGG TAAACCTTAACATTGACTTCGACTTTGACGGAGAGTGGGTCAAGAAGGAGGATGGCCTTCAATACCTGAAGATGAAGGATCACCACATCAAGTACGACATGGATAGGAACTACATCAAGTTGGATAACTTATTCAACGGAAATAAGGCCCTTG gTGACCGCATGAACGAGTTTATGGACGTCAACTGGCGCGAGGTGACGCAGGAGCTGGGACCGCCAATCGCCGACGCCCTCGCCCTCGTCGTCAGGAGCATCGTGTCCGGAATCGTGGAGCAGGTGCCGCTGGTGAACATCTTCCCGGAGAAGGCCTAA
- the LOC124161492 gene encoding protein takeout-like isoform X2 produces the protein MKSRTVAAFFCLASVVTITSGARIPLPDFIKPCSRNDPKLNECVRKQGPAVIPKLKDGIRKYRIPKLEPLRVEQIKVDQDESASVGINLIANDIDLHGVSQAQLKDIDIQLDPPVFKMKFLFPRVELLAKYDINGKVLILPIQGKGDANITMGDRMNEFMDVNWREVTQELGPPIADALALVVRSIVSGIVEQVPLVNIFPEKA, from the exons ATGAAGAGCAGAACGGTCGCCGCTTTCTTCTGTCTGGCGTCTGTGGTCACCATCACCTCGGGTGCCAGGATACCGCTCC ccGATTTCATCAAACCCTGTTCCCGGAACGACCCAAAATTGAATGAATGTGTCAGGAAGCAAGGACCTGCGGTGATTCCAAAGTTAAAGGATG GCATTCGTAAATATCGCATCCCAAAGTTGGAGCCGCTGAGAGTTGAGCAGATTAAGGTGGACCAGGATGAATCAGCATCTGTGGGAATCAACTTGATCGCAAACGACATCGACCTTCACGGAGTATCGCAAGCCCAGCTGAAGGACATCGA CATCCAGCTGGACCCTCCAGTCTtcaagatgaaatttttattcccaCGGGTAGAGTTGCTGGCCAAATACGACATCAACGGGAAAGTATTGATCCTCCCGATCCAAGGCAAAGGGGACGCCAACATCACAATGG gTGACCGCATGAACGAGTTTATGGACGTCAACTGGCGCGAGGTGACGCAGGAGCTGGGACCGCCAATCGCCGACGCCCTCGCCCTCGTCGTCAGGAGCATCGTGTCCGGAATCGTGGAGCAGGTGCCGCTGGTGAACATCTTCCCGGAGAAGGCCTAA